The sequence AACGCTGGAGCTCGTTTACATGGAATGTCTTATTCTCAATTCATGGGGAAAGTAAAAGCTAACAACATCGAGTTAAACCGTAAAGTTTTAGCTGATTTAGCAATGAACCACCCTGAAGCTTTCACAGCTATCGTTAATAAAATTAAATAAACGTTTTGTAAAACCTGTTTATCTTACTTAATATATAGAAACCTATTCTTTTTGAATAGGTTTTTTTATTATAAATAAAACTTATAAAGCTATAAATATAATATAAAATACAACTTCTTTTAAAAAGAACTTATCTTTATATTTGTATAAATAATTGAATAGATGGAAAACTTAAAACAAATCATAGAACAAGCTTGGGAAAACCGCGCGCTTTTACAAGAAGAAACAACTCAAAACACAATCAGAGAAGTTATTGATTTAATCGACAACGGAAAATTAAGAACTGCTGAACCGATTGAAGGTGGATGGCAAATTAATGAATGGGTTAAAAAAGCAGTTGTGATGTACTTCCCTATTCAGAAAATGGAAACTTTAGAAGCTGGTATTTTTGAATATCACGATAAAATGCCTTTAAAAAGAAATTATGCAGAAAAAGGAATTCGTGTAGTTCCGAATGCCGTTGCGCGTCACGGAGCATATATTTCTTCAGGTGTAATTTTAATGCCTTCTTATGTAAATATTGGTGCTTATGTAGATGAAGGAACCATGGTTGACACTTGGGCAACTGTAGGTTCTTGTGCACAAATTGGAAAAAATGTTCACTTGTCTGGAGGTGTTGGAATTGGTGGAGTTTTAGAACCATTACAAGCTGCACCAGTTATCATTGAAGACAATGCTTTCATTGGTTCACGTTGTATCGTAGTTGAAGGTGTTCGCGTTGGTAAAGAAGCGGTTCTAGGAGCAAATGTAGTTTTAACAGCATCAACTAAAATTATCGATGTTACAGGTGATACTCCAATTGAAATGAAAGGTTACGTTCCTGAACGTTCAGTGGTAATTCCTGGTTCATACACTAAAAAATTCGCTGCCGGTGAATATCAAGTTCCTTGTGCGTTAATCATCGGACAACGAAAACCATCAACAGATTTAAAAACTTCTTTAAACGACGCGTTAAGAGAATATAACGTAGCAGTTTAATATAAATCAAAATCCATTTTAAATTTAAAATGGATTTTTTTTATTTACTTTTGGTTAAACACTTTTTTAAATACACTTTTGTGATTCAATAAAAGCCATGAACAAAACCAAAAATACACTAAACCTATTTTTTCAAAGATTTCTTTTACTCGTTATCTTTTACCAATTAATTAGAATCGGATTTTACTTTTATAATCAATTTTTTTTTCAAGAAATAAATTTAAAAATTTTCCTTGGCGGATTGATGTTCGATTTAGCAATATTAGGTTATATCAATATCTTATTTGCCATTTTACATTTAATTCCAGGGAAATTTCAACAAAATAAAAGATATCAAAATTTTCTTTTTTACAGTTTTTTCATCATTAATGGAATTTTATTAACTACCAATTTTATTGATTATGAATATTTTCGATTTATAGGAAGACGAAGTTCTTTTTCTATAATTACAGCCGATGGTATGACAAACGAAATCGGAGGTTTACTAATTTCGTACATTAAAGATTATTGGCAAATTCCAATACTGATGCTAATTTCATTATTTGCATTTTGGTTCTGCTTAAAAAAAATCAAATTTCAAAACGTAAAAACATTTTCAAAATCAGGTAATTATGTAACTTTATTATTTGTTGTTGGATTACTTTTTATATCAGGAAGAGGAATTGGCAGAAAACCAATAAGTTTAGTAGATGCAACAAATTACGGACCAATCGGAAGTTCTGCCTTAGTTTTAAACACGCCATTTTCGATTATGAAAACACTCAGCAAAAAAGAAAATCTGAAAGAAATAAAATATTTCAGTGAAGCTGAAGCTGCGTCCATATTTAATCCAATACAAACATTTACGTATCCAGAATACAATAAAAAAAATGTTGTTTTAATAATTCTAGAAAGTTTCGGAAACGAAAACATACAACGTGGACAAACTCCATTTTTAGATTCTCTAATTCAAAAAAGTTATTATTTTAAAAATGCTTTTGCAAACGGTAAGTTATCGATTGATGCGGTTCCGTCAACTATTTCGAGTATTCCTGGATTGATGAATAAAAGTATTATTTCATCAGGTTATGCATTAAATGAAGTGAACGGATTACCTAAAATTTTAAAAGAAAATGGGTATGAAACTTCGTTTTTTCATGGCGCATTTAACGGAAGTCAAAACTTTGATAAATATGCAAATGTAGCTGGCTTTGATACTTATTTTGGAAAAAATGAATATATTGGACCCGAGTCATTTGACGGAAAATGGGGTGTTTTTGATGAAGATTTCATGCAGTTTTTCGCAAAAGAATTAAACAACTTCAAACAACCTTTTTTCACAACCTTATTTACGGTTTCATCTCATGCACCGTTTACAATTCCAGAAAAATACAAAAATAAATTCCCGAAAGGAACAACTGAAATTCACGAATCTATTGCGTACACAGATTTTGCATTAAACGAATTTTTTAAAACAGCTAAAAAAATGCCTTGGTATGAAAATACTATTTTTGTGATAACTTCAGACCATACGTCATCAACTGGAAAAGAACTTGAATACAAAAACAATGTAGGTAAATTTAGAATTCCGATTTTATTTTTCGTTCCAAACGATGAAACGATGATTGCAGTCGACGAGAAAAATTTTCAACAAATTGACATTCTACCAAGCTTAATGGACTATTTACAATTGAATGCTAAAATCATATCTTACGGAAAATCTTACAAATCAAAAGATGATTTTGTTGTGAATTATTTAGATAATGTCTATAATTTAGAAATGGGCGATTATTACTTGGCTTTTGATGGAACAAAAACTTTAGGTCTCTATAATTGGAAAATTGACCCGTTGTTAAAAGATGATTTATCGGATAAAAATCCTGAAATAAAACAGAAAATGGAACGCTTTATAAAAGCTTACATTCAATCGTTTAATCATCGCGTTTCTAAAAACAAACTTACTATTCAATAGAAAAAAAAACAAAAATCCTATAAAACATTCTTTATAGGATTTTGAAATTTTCTAACGTTTTAGTTTACGTTTTAAATATTTTTTCTTGGCAATTTTTCGTTTAAATTGCTGACTCGATTGCATCAATAAATCAAACAATTTCTTTTCATTTACGTTTGATAATTCGGCGTATTTCTTAGCAATTACTTTTACCATGTGTTTAGAAATCCACATCTTTTTAAAATTATCCATTCGTTTTTCAATGGACATATTTTCAAATTTCATTCGATTTAAATCAATTAAATAAAAATCGTATTTGGAATTTTCTCGTTTTACAATCAATGTATTTCCAGGCGAATGGTCTAAAAAATTAACTTTAGCTTCGTGTAATTTAAAGGTAAACTCTGTAAATTGTTCAATAATTAAATCGCGCTCTGAAAAAAGCGGGTCATGAATTAATTCACGAAAAGTAAAATCATAGTTAATATGGTCCGAAATATAAAAACTTTCGGCAAGTAATCCATTTTTATAATCTTCAGAAAAAGCAATCGGATTTGGAGTTAAAATCTGATGTTCCAAAAGATAATTTGCATATTCAAAAGAACGTTTCGCTTTTGAAGGACGAAAAAAAGTATAAATCAAACCTTTAATAAATCCAAGCTTTGCAAAATATTTCAAGTTAACTTCCTTCTCATTCAAAAAATTTGTTTTGATACTATTACGAGCACCTTTTACCAAAAGTTTTCCTTGCGTGTGATAATTTAAAATCAATTGCTCGATTTCATTTTTTAATGGAAGATATTTTGAATTTATAATTATTTTCACTTGTAAATATATTTGGATTGAAACTATAAAAAATAGTACTTTGCACAAAGTTACGATTTAAGATGTAAGTCGGTAAAAAATGAATTCTTATTTATGAAAAAAGTTTTAATTATTCAAAACAAACGCATCGGTGATGTTTTGATAAGTTCAATTTTAGCAAACAACTTCAAGAAGCAATTTCCTGATAGCGAAATTCATTTTATGGCTTATGATTTTACAACTGGTGTTCTGATGAACAATCCGAATATAGATAAAATTATTCCGATTAAAGAAAAAGAACTAAAAAAACTTCCGAATTTATTCAAAAAGATTAAAGAAGTCAGAAACGAAAAATACGATGTAATCTTAGATCCGTATTCAAAATTTCAATCACGAATCATCTGTAAATTTTCTAATGCTAAAATCACAGTCGGTAATAACAGCCGAAAAAAACTAGGAAATTTAGGTTATTATACAAATCCGGTTACGTTATTAAAAGAAAAAACACATATTGCAGGAAAAGCAATTGAAGATCGTATTCAGTTATTAAAACAAATCGATGGGTTTACTTCGTTTGATTACGAACCGAAAATTTATTTATCAGAAGCAGAAAAAAGCGAAAAATTAATTCCTACAAACAATTCTAATAAAACAATAGTTATAGGTGTTTTAGGAAGTACGCCTCAAAAATCAATGCCGTATGAATATGTTGCTGCATTAAGTGATTTTATTGCAGAAAATTTTGATGTCAATATTCTTTTTAACTACGCGCCAAATCAAAAATCTGAAGCTTTAAAAATATATGAACTTTGTAAAAATAAAGAACACGTTATTTTTGAATTTAACGCACCAACGATTCGCGATTTTATCAAAATCATGAACGAAGCTGACGTTTTAGTTTCTAATGAAGGCGGAAGCGTACATATTGCAAAAGCTTTAAATAAACCAACTTACACGATTTTTTCACCCTATGTAAATAAAGATTTTTGGGCAAGTTTTGAAGATGGAAAATTTCATAAATCAATTCATTTATTAGAAAAACTTCCGAATTTATATAAAGAATTTTCTCATGAAGAACGCAAAGAAATCGAGAAAAATCCGCATGAGTTATATAAAAAATTAACTCCAGAAATGATTATTCCGGAGTTAAATGAATTTTTAAAAAATAATTTATAAGTTTATTTTTTTACGATACCAAAATCAGTCCAAGGTCTTTTCGAAGACCTTGTTTCTTTTCTGATATTCTGATTTTTTTCAATCGATTCTTTTGTAGCGTAACCACGTTTATGGTCTAAATGTAAACAAGTTGTCGAATATCTGATTTGTTTTGGTTTAATACCTAAATTAACTAAACGCTCACCTAATTCGCGGTCTTGTCCACCGTATTGCATGCGTTCATCAAAACCATTAATTTTTAAAATATCCGATTTCCAACCGGAAGCATTATGTCCATTCCAACTTGGATTTGTAGGAGTTAACGCATTTAAAACCGAACTTTTTACACCGTAAGCATCAATTTTATGATTCTTGAAAGACGTTTTCATTCCGTTTTTCTTCAACCAAGAAACATCAAAACATTTATCAGAATAAATATCTTCTTTATTTATTTTAATTGATAAATCCATCGGAAGTTTGTGGTATCCACCAGATAAAAAATAACCTTCTTCTCTGAATTTTATATGTTGTTCTACAAAATCTGGACGAGGAATACAATCGCCATCAGACATCATAATATAATCTGTTGTACAAGCAAGAATTGCTTTATTTAAAATTTGCGATTTCTGAAAACCATTATCTTCGTGCCAAACGTGAATAATCGGATAAAAAACTTCTTTTCGTAATTCATCAATCATATCAATCGTTTCTTGGCGAGAACCATCATCAGCAATCACCATTTCAAAATTGCGATAGGTTTGCGTGTTATAACCCCAAATTACTTTCTTTAGCCATTCGGGAGAATTATATGTCGATATAATAACTGAAATATTCTTTTGCATAATAGTGCAAAGATACGTATTTTTGATAAATCCGAACACTTAACAAATTCATAAATAATGAACAGAATTTCTGTAATCATACCAACTTATAACGAAGAAACTTACATTGAAGATGCTTTAAATTCAGTTGCATTTGCAGATGAAATCATTGTTGTAGATTCATTTAGTTCGGACCGAACAAAAGAGATTGCAGAAAGCTTTGGCTGTAAAGTGGTTCAACGAAAATTCGATAACTTTTCGGCTCAGAAAAATTTTGCGATAGAATACGCAACTGGCGATTGGATTTTATTTATTGATGGTGACGAACGTGTTTCGAAAAAATTGCAGTACGAAATTATTAAAACGATAAATAATCCGAAACATTCTGGTTACAAACTTCAGTTTCCACATTTTTATATGAATCGTTTTTTGTATCATAAAGTGGACCGCGTGGTTCGATTAGTAAAAAACGACAACGTACATTTTACGGGCGATGTTCACGAGAAACTTCACGTAAATGGAAGTATTGGAATCTTAAAAAACTTTATGATTCACTATACATATAAAGGATTATTTCATTTTTTAAGTAAGAAAGATTCGTACGCATGGTTCCAGGCTGGAGAATCTTTTAAAAAGAAAAAGAAAGTCACTTATTTTCATTTGATTTTTAAACCTTTTTACCGATTTTTTTCGGGTTATGTTTTAAAACGTGGTTTTTTAGATGGTGTTCCTGGTCTTGCTGTTGCAAGTATAAATGCCTACGGCGTTTTTTCTCGTTACGTAAAATTGATGTTACTTCAACGTAATTTAAAATAGTTTTAGTTTTCCGAATTTTAGTTTAAGCTTAAATTTAAAAAGAGAATCTTCTCCTTTGATGTCGATTCGTTGAATTTCAAATTTATCTTTAAAAGGGAATTTACTTACTCGATTTCCAATACGTAAAGCAAAATGCATTTGATTTTTTTCTAAAACTTTAAAAAAGGCTTCTTTTTCTTGGATAATTTTCTTTGGATATTTTCCGTAAGGATAAGCAATTGCTCTAAAAACATTCAGTTTATTTTCAAGAACAAACGCTTCAGACATATCAAAATCAGATTGTGCTTCTTCTAAAGAAATCTTTTCAAAATTACGATGTGCAAACGAATGATATCCTAACTCGATATTACTTGGAATTGCTTTTAATTCATCAACTGACATAATAGCTTCAGAACCCGAATTCCAATCATCAAATCCTCCTACATATTTAAAAGGAATAAAAAAAGTAGCTTTTAGTCCATATTTTTTTAATAACGGAATAGCAAATTCCATTTGATTTTTGGTAACATCATCAAAAGTCAAAATCACACTTTTTTGAGAAATTGTTTTTAAATTTTGTAATTCAGACAAATGATAAGTGTTATATTTGTTTTCAATCAAATATTTAAACTGCTCTTCTAGCCTATCTACAAAAATGTTTAATCCTTTAGATTTAGATTTTTCTGAAACAACATTATGATACATTAAAATAGGTAACGAACTCATTAAATTTTGATTTTAAATTTGAGACTAAAATAGTACATTTGTTTTATAATATTTGACAAAAAAGAAAAAAATTGACGCCAAAAATAACCGCTTTAGCTATTACATTAAACGAAGAACAAAATATTGAAAGATATATTAAAAGTTTGGATTTTGTTGATGAAATTATCATTGTCGATTCGTTCAGTACGGATAAAACCGTTGAAATTGCTAAAAGTTTACATGTAAAAGTGATTCAGAATACATTTGTTGATTTTTCTTCGCAACGCAATTTTGCAATTAATCAAGCGTCAAACGATTGGATTTTATTTTTTGATTTAGATGAATATGTTACCGATGATTTAAAAAAAGAAATCATTGAAAATGTTACCAATCCGAATGAAAAGGTTGCTTTTTTTGTCAAACGTCAATTCAACTTTTTAGGAAAAAAAATAAATTATGGAGGTTGGCAAAATGATAAAGCTGCTCGAATTTTCAATAAAAAGTTCTGTCAATTTGAAGGTTTAGTTCACGAAAATTTAAAAATAAACGGTTCGGCAGGAAAACTTAAACACAAACTAAATCATGAAAGTTATTTTACATTTGACTCATATAATGCAAAATTAAATTTATATAGTAAGTTACAAGCTGAAAAATTATACGCAAAAAAATTAAAACCAAACGCCTATCATTTTTTATTTAGACCATTTTATCGTTTTTCTTGGCAATATATTTATAGACTAGGATTTTTAGATGGTAAAGAAGGATTCATACTGTCGTATTTACACGCTTTCTCAGTATTTAAAAGATATTTACAACTTTGGATGAAATATAGAAAACTCGAATAATTAATATAATTATTCGAGTTTTTTTTATAAATATTGATCTATACCTTTTTGACAACGAATTATTTTATTCTTGATAGTTTCGTTTTGGATAGCATCGTTTCTTAAGAAATTATCCCGTGAGTTATCTTTATGATAAATATGATAAACAATACCAGCGTATCTTAACCTTTGCGCTAAAATCCCATTATTATTCATTCGAATAACTAAATCAGAATCTTCTCTACCCCAACCTTCGAATTCTTCGTTATAACCATTTACTTCAATAAAATCTTTTCGCCAAAAAGAAACATTACAACCTCGAAATTGAGTAGAATAATTAATATGTGGTTTGTAATTGTTAGCTAGAATTAAAAAATGAATTGCGCGTGTTCTTTTGGATAAATTTTTAGAGAAAAAATTAAACTTAAAAACATTTTCTTTAAAAATATAGGACAAAGCTTCCTTTTTTATAGAAACTCTGGTTCCGTATAAATATTTATTTTCTGACGAAAACTTCAAATGATCTTCGACAAAATTAGGATGCATAATACAATCTCCATCAATCTGAATTAAATAATCACATGTCGTTTTAGCAACAGCTTTATTTAATATTTTAGACTTACGAAAACCTAAATCTTCGTGCCAAATATGTTTAATCGGAATTGAAATTTCCAGAGCAAATTTTTCTATTAAATCTTTTGTATCAGAACGAGAACCATCATCTGCAATTAAAACTTCTGTTGGTAAAACGGTTTGTATTTTCAAACTATTCAAAACCAAAGTTAAAGCTTCGTTCCAATTATATGTTGAAATTAATAAGGCGACTTTCATAATTATTTAAAAAGATGTTTAAACCATTGTCCAAAATTTTTCTTAACTAACCAGAAATTAGTTTTTTTCAATTTTTCATTATCTAAAATCAACTTACGCAAATCGACAAGATTTAATGAAGCAAAATAACCTAATTTTTTCCAAGTTTTAGGATCTAGATAAAAAAAGTCTTCCATTTCTGTATAATTAGTTTCGTCAACTTTTAACCATTTTTCTAAAAAAGAATCATTGATTTCATGTTGATGTCCCCAATTTTTGAGTTTAAAACGTAATTCTTCTTCAGTACGAGCAAGACCTTCGTGCAAAACATAACTATCTAAATAAACAATTCGTTCACGTGTATTTTTTGCATATTTATAATTAGGATAATTAGTCGCAATGTAAAATTTAGTTGGATTATCTATATATAAAATACCTTTTTCTAAGTATTTATATACATTAATATGAAAAGCTGCAAATTGAATTGGATTCTTTTCTGGTGTTTTTAAAAAGTTATCGTATCTTCTAAGTTGCTGTACAAAACTTTTAAAATCAATAAAAATTTCATCAGAATCAACTTGTATCATCCAGTTACCGATTCCCATTTTCATACCTAACATATGACGCTCTCGCGTATCATTCTGAATTGCATTTAAATCGGACACATAAAAATCATCTTCGTAAATAACAATTTTGTTATCAACATCAATTTCTTTAATCCAGTCAAAAAAAGCTGGTTCAATTTCATATGTATTTCCTTTCCATGTACGACGCAGATGGTCTATTGCTAGAAAAATTGTATCAGAATCTTCATAAACGGGTGGTAAAGATTTCTTTAAAAATTCGTAGTCGTAAGAAACTAAGAATCCAGTTTGAATTTTATTCATAATTTATAAGATTAAGCAAATATATAAAAACTGAAATCATTTTTTTATAACATTGTTTTTATAATTATTTTTACAAAAAAATTAATAATGAAAATTTGTATAATTAGCTTTGATATTTGGGGTTTTGATAATTTCATAAAAAAAAACCTAGAAACACAAAACATTGAAGCCTATCACATTAGTCTATCAAAATATAAATACAAATACAAAAATCTATTTGAAAAAATTTCTAATTTCAATAATAAATTATTTTTTAATAAAAACGTAAAAAAAATAAATAGAGAAAAATTTATATTAGATACTTTAGAAAATTTAGGCAAATTTGATCAAATTTTAATAATTAACCCTGAACAAATTAGTTTAGAAACACATCAAAAAATTAAAAATTCAACTAAAAGATATATCACTTTTTTGTATGATAGCTTAGATCGAACTCCAGTATTAAATAACATCTTAGATTTATTTGACACTGTATTTTCGTTTGATGACAAAGATTGCAAAGAATTCAATTTTAAATTCATAACAAATTATATTTATCAAGACATTGAAGAAATAAAACAAACGTTTGATTTTAAAGCCTTTGCTATATATTCCGAAGACAATAGATTAAGAACACTTTATAAATTAGATGACATTTTTAAAAAATTTGATACACCTTCAAAGTTTCTTATATATACAAATAAATTAAAAAAAGTTAAAAACACTACTATTCATTTTACCAATCAAAGAATAAGTATAGATGAAGTTATGAAAGATCTAGAAAAATCTGAAATTTTTATAGATTTGATAAGAGACAACCAAACTGGATTAAGCTTTCGAGTTTTTGAAGCTCTAGCAATGCAAAGAAAATTAATTACTACAAATAAAAATATCAAACATTATGATTTTTATAATGAAAATAACATTCTTGTAGTTGACAAAGAAAATCCTGTTATTTCAGATAACTTTTTGAATGGAACTTACGAAAAAATACCTGAAAACATATTAAATAAATATACTTTAAACCATTGGACAAAAACGGTTTTTAATTTAAGTTAAAAAATGATAACAAAAATACTTTTCATATTTCACGAAGACACACGAACCGGAGCACCAAACGCTTTACTTTCTTTTTTAAATTACATTAATGAAAATCATCAGAAAGAATTCATTATTGATATTTTTGTTCTTAGATCAATTGCTAGTGAAATTGAGCCAGATTTAAAAAAAATTGCTAGAAACTTTTATACTAAAAGAAAAGACAAAAAAATAAAAACGAAAATTATTAATATTTTCAAACCTATTTCTTTACAACTTTTTGCTTTACAAAAAGCCCATAATTATGACATTGTTTACGGAAACACAATCTTAACTTTAAAGTATTTAAGTAAACTAAAACAACAATGTAAAACTGTAAAAACAATCTTACATGTACATGAAGGAAATTATTTAACTAGTCTATTTTTAAATAAAAACAGAGCTACTAAAGAATTTCAAAATATTGACCATGTAATTACTGTTACCCAAACAGCTTCAAATAATCTTGAACAAAACTACGGGGTTATAGCATCTAAGATAGCTATAATTAGTCCAGCAATTGAGCAAAATGAATATTCAGAAATAGATTCTAATTTATTAAAAGAATATTCAAATAATGATTTAATATTAGTAAATTTAGGACAACCAAGTTTAACAAAAGGTACAGATTTAATTCCGCAAATTGCAAATTATCTACGAGCTAAAAATCCGAATCTAAAATTTAAAATTTTAATTATTGGAATTACTAGCGATAATGATTTTGTAAAAGCATTGAAATTAGATATTGATAAATTAGAATTAAATTCTTATATTGAGTTAATTTCACATACCAAGACTCCGCTTGCTTATTTAAATTTCAGTAATGCCTGTTTGATAACATCTCGTGAAGAATCATTTTCATTAGTTGGTGTTCAAGCTGTAATGCTTAACAAACCTTTAGTTTTATTTAAAAATGCAATTGGATTATCTGAAATAGTAACAGAACAAGCAACTTTTACAGCAAACTATTTAGACACTTACGATTTTGCAGATAAAATTTTAGAACTATATAATTTTCCAGAAACTTTACATCAAAAAACTTCATTAAGTAAACAAATTTACGCTGAAAAATTAGCACCAAGCATTTGCAATAAAAAACATTATTTAAAACTGAAAGACTTTGTCAATCAAATTGAATAATAAATTAGATAAATTTGAGTTATACTTAATTATATACTAAAAAATTTAAAATGAAATATTTATATAATATTATTACAATATTTGTTTTAATTGGCTTCGTTTCTTGCCGAAAAGATTTCGATTTCGAAACAAGTTCAGGTACGGATTTACGTTTTTCTAGAGATACCGTTTATTTAGACACTATTTTCACAAATATTGGTTCAAGTACATATACGTTAAAAGTTTATAACTCAACAAATAAAGACATCAAAATTCCAACTTTGAAACTTGCAAAAGGCGAAAATTCTAATTTCCGTTTGATGGTAGATGGGGTCGCAGGAAAAGTTTTCAATAATGTAGAACTTCTTGCAAAAGATAGTATGTTTATTTTTGTAGAAACAACCGTTGATATACATTCACTTTCGAATCAAAAGGAATATTTATACACCGATCAAATTCAATTTACTTCAGGTACTAATTCTCAGAAAGTCGAATTAGTAACATTAGTGAAAGATGCGATTTTCTTATATCCGCAAAAATTTGCTGATGGAACAAAAGAAACACTTCCGTTAGATGGCGAAGAAATTGAAGGTTTCTTTTTAGACGAAAAT comes from Flavobacterium sp. I3-2 and encodes:
- a CDS encoding glycosyltransferase codes for the protein MITKILFIFHEDTRTGAPNALLSFLNYINENHQKEFIIDIFVLRSIASEIEPDLKKIARNFYTKRKDKKIKTKIINIFKPISLQLFALQKAHNYDIVYGNTILTLKYLSKLKQQCKTVKTILHVHEGNYLTSLFLNKNRATKEFQNIDHVITVTQTASNNLEQNYGVIASKIAIISPAIEQNEYSEIDSNLLKEYSNNDLILVNLGQPSLTKGTDLIPQIANYLRAKNPNLKFKILIIGITSDNDFVKALKLDIDKLELNSYIELISHTKTPLAYLNFSNACLITSREESFSLVGVQAVMLNKPLVLFKNAIGLSEIVTEQATFTANYLDTYDFADKILELYNFPETLHQKTSLSKQIYAEKLAPSICNKKHYLKLKDFVNQIE